In Dromaius novaehollandiae isolate bDroNov1 chromosome 4, bDroNov1.hap1, whole genome shotgun sequence, a single genomic region encodes these proteins:
- the LOC135328199 gene encoding maestro heat-like repeat-containing protein family member 2B, which produces MASSWDAAAASDAQSGPAFLSRLSPDTREKLPLFAKLVQSVCHDRAAQVRRAVLHFIGELLRSSALGCSAWDVVGHLFSEFSRASGRLAMGNLSMVKAREERAVQSLCAHVLGTLDVSAGAVAKLLWPKLLWYVVPAKYTGMLVPLCRCLRSLAERRDRAEQEQEEAAPEALESEEPAALPAPQALLARLLVSSGAPGKELLWLGQGQRAGEMVLRPVVAAVAPHTGGGRGAAALQLLQALPGTIHGAVGAKWAADIPLLLQHLAGTTVSSLDVAEWESLLLKFLQTSLELIASEAWTVGLSQELSRQLGSSPHLSWEKRFLYKALGTALAACGCLHHVQEQTLEHLKAANFLELWQAQGMVSVVSRCAESHFQLALSLVKEFTGTLKRKKSKARRTRATRAALLVMYGRMALRAPREQLLARVERDVVANVLQLYREGCQDAQLKLSLVQSVTEISLAIQAAGAGPRFELCCKRELLQTLLEVIQEEPQESPVHPRALVAMQQLSKLKPRLSREENRHLLAQCCQGIVCLRRPEQMDRRGQTAVAA; this is translated from the exons ATGGCGTCCTcttgggatgctgctgctgcttctgacgCGCAGTCTGGCCCTGCTTTTCTGTCCCGCTTGT ccccagacacGAGGGAGAAGCTGCCCCTGTTTGCGAAGCTGGTGCAGTCCGTGTGCCATGACCGCGCGGCCCAG gtgaggagggcagtgctgcatttcaTTGGGGAGCTGCTGCGCTCCAGTGCCCTGGGCTGCTCGGCGTGGGACGTGGTGGGGCACCTCTTCAGCGAGTTCAGCCGGGCCTCGGGCAGACTG GCAATGGGAAACCTTAGCATGGTGAAAGCGCGGGAAGAAAGGGCTGTTCAGAGCCTGTGCGCCCACGTGCTGGGCACGCTGGATGTCTCTGCCGGAGCGGTGGCCAAA ctcctgtggccgaaGCTGCTGTGGTATGTGGTGCCAGCCAAGTACACGGGCATGTTGGTCCCGCTCTGCCGCTGCCTGCGCAGCCTGGCCGAGAGAcgggacagggcagagcaggagcaagaggaggcGGCGCCTGAGGCCCTGGAGTCTGaggagccag ccgctctgccagctccccaggccctgctggctcgcctgctggtgagtagcggggccccggggaaagaacttttgtggctggggcaagggcagagggcaggagagatgGTGCTgaggccg gTGGTGGCGGCAGTGGCTCCACACACGGGCGGTGGCCGTGGAGCcgcggccctgcagctgctgcaggcgctcCCCGGCACGATCCACGGAGCCGTGGGGGCGAAGTGGGCCGCAGACatccccctgctgctgcagcacctggcag GAACAACAGTGAGCTCCCTGGACGTGGCCGAGTGGGAGAGCcttctgctgaag TTCCTGCAAACCTCTCTGGAGCTCATTGCGAGCGAGGCCTGGACCGTGGgcctgagccaggagctgagccggcagctgggcagctctccccACCTGTCCTGGGAGAAG cggttcctgtacaaggctctcggcacggccctggcagcttgtgggtgtctccaccacgtgcaggagcagaccttggagcacctgaaagcagccaacttcctggagctgtggcaggcgCAG ggcatggtttcagttgtgtcccgctgtgccgagagccacttccagctGGCCTTGTCCTTGGTGAAGGAGTTCACGGGGACTTTGAAACGCAAGAAG AGCAAGGCAAGAAGGACCCGCGCTACTCGCGCTGCGCTGCTGGTGATGTACGGCCGGATGGCGCTGCGcgcccccagggagcagctgctcgcCCGTGTCGAGAGAGACGTGGTGGCGAATGTCCTGCAGCTCTACCgagagggctgccag gatgcgcagctgaagctctccctggtgcagagcgtcactgagatcagccttgccatccaggctgcaggcgccggccccaggtttgagctctgctgcaagcgggagctgctgcagaccctgctg gaggtgattcaggaagagccccaggagtccccggtgcacccccgggccctcgtggccatgcagcagttgag caagctgaagccccgtctgagcagggaggaaaaccgccacctcctggctcagtgctgccagggcatcgTGTGCCTTCGTCGCCCGGAGCAGATGGACAGGAGAGGGCAGACGGCGGTTGCTGCT